The proteins below are encoded in one region of Lactuca sativa cultivar Salinas chromosome 3, Lsat_Salinas_v11, whole genome shotgun sequence:
- the LOC111914037 gene encoding stress-induced protein KIN2, giving the protein MNNSQSAEMKAGQAKGQVEEKGSQLMDKAGQAAQSAQDSVQQAGQQVKESAQGAAEKAKDATGMNK; this is encoded by the exons ATGAACAACTCTCAAAGCGCAGAAATGAAAGCTGGCCAAGCCAAGGGCCAAGTCGAA GAGAAGGGAAGTCAGCTGATGGACAAGGCTGGCCAAGCTGCCCAGTCTGCTCAGGACTCCGTTCAGCAG GCTGGACAGCAGGTGAAGGAAAGTGCACAAGGAGCTGCAGAAAAAGCAAAAGATGCAACTGGTATGAACAAATGA